In Mycolicibacterium mucogenicum DSM 44124, the following are encoded in one genomic region:
- a CDS encoding Lrp/AsnC family transcriptional regulator encodes MAEAEQLDDVDRILVRELMADGRATLAHLATAAGLSVSAVQSRVRRLESRGVITGYTARINPEAVGHMLSAFVAITPLDPSQPDDAPARLQPFPEIESCHSVAGEESYVLLVRVASARALEGLLQRIRTVANVRTRSTIILQTFYDDHVSLPE; translated from the coding sequence ATGGCCGAAGCCGAGCAACTTGACGATGTCGACCGAATCCTGGTGCGGGAGCTGATGGCCGACGGCCGCGCGACGCTGGCACACCTCGCGACGGCGGCGGGGCTGTCGGTGTCGGCGGTGCAGTCGCGCGTGCGCAGGCTCGAATCCCGCGGTGTGATCACGGGATACACGGCGCGGATCAACCCCGAGGCCGTCGGCCACATGTTGTCGGCGTTCGTCGCGATCACCCCACTCGATCCTTCCCAACCTGATGATGCCCCGGCACGGCTGCAGCCTTTCCCCGAAATCGAGTCCTGCCATTCGGTGGCGGGCGAGGAGAGCTACGTCCTGCTGGTGCGGGTCGCCTCGGCGCGGGCGCTGGAAGGCCTGTTGCAGCGGATCCGCACGGTCGCCAACGTTCGCACGCGAAGCACCATCATCTTACAGACTTTTTACGATGATCACGTGTCGCTACCGGAATAG
- the lat gene encoding L-lysine 6-transaminase yields MTAVLTSGDGLSAGSARHVRDVLGRSILTDGLDLVLDLDRSGGSYLVDARDGTRYLDMFTFFASSALGMNHPALTDAAFRAELAQAAVNKPSNSDVYSVPMARFVQTFARVLGDPALPHLFFVDGGALAVENALKVAFDWKSRLNELRGIDPALGTRVLHLRGAFHGRSGYTMSLTNTDPNKVARFPKFDWPRIDAPVVSPGVDIVALERESLRQARAAFEAYPHDIACFIAEPIQGEGGDRHMRPEFFAAMRDLCVEYDALLIFDEVQTGVGMTGTPWAYQQLGVTPDVVAFGKKAQVCGVMAGGRVDDVADNVFRVSSRINSTWGGNLTDMVRARRILEVIEADGLIDNAVRMGWYLVGQLRCLANEFPSLVLDPRGRGLMCAFSMPSAAQRDEVIKRLWQRHVILLASGTDSVRFRPALTVSRTEIDEAVQAVRDVLAAF; encoded by the coding sequence ATGACCGCTGTTCTGACTTCTGGTGACGGGCTGTCGGCGGGCAGCGCCCGACACGTTCGCGACGTGCTGGGGCGCAGCATCCTGACCGACGGTCTGGATCTCGTGCTCGATCTGGACCGGTCGGGTGGTTCGTATCTCGTCGACGCGCGTGACGGCACCCGGTACCTCGACATGTTCACGTTCTTCGCGTCGTCGGCGCTGGGGATGAACCATCCGGCTCTGACCGACGCGGCCTTCCGCGCCGAACTGGCGCAGGCGGCGGTGAACAAGCCGAGCAACTCCGACGTGTACAGCGTGCCGATGGCGCGCTTCGTGCAGACGTTCGCGCGTGTGCTCGGTGACCCGGCGCTGCCGCACCTGTTCTTCGTCGACGGCGGGGCGCTGGCGGTGGAGAACGCGTTGAAGGTCGCCTTCGACTGGAAGAGCCGGCTCAATGAGTTGCGCGGCATCGACCCGGCGCTGGGCACCCGGGTCCTGCACCTGCGTGGCGCGTTCCACGGTCGCAGTGGTTACACCATGTCGCTGACCAACACCGACCCCAACAAGGTCGCCCGGTTCCCGAAGTTCGACTGGCCGCGCATCGACGCGCCGGTGGTTTCTCCCGGCGTGGATATCGTTGCGCTGGAACGTGAATCGCTGCGCCAGGCCAGGGCGGCCTTCGAGGCGTACCCGCACGACATCGCCTGCTTCATCGCCGAGCCGATCCAGGGTGAGGGCGGTGACCGGCACATGCGTCCCGAGTTCTTCGCCGCGATGCGGGATTTGTGCGTCGAGTACGACGCGCTGCTGATCTTCGACGAGGTGCAGACGGGCGTCGGTATGACCGGAACCCCATGGGCCTACCAGCAATTGGGCGTCACGCCGGATGTGGTGGCGTTCGGCAAGAAGGCCCAGGTGTGTGGCGTGATGGCCGGTGGCCGCGTCGACGACGTCGCGGACAACGTCTTTCGCGTCAGCTCGCGGATCAACTCCACCTGGGGTGGCAACCTCACCGACATGGTGCGGGCCCGCCGCATCCTCGAGGTCATCGAAGCCGATGGGCTGATCGACAACGCCGTGCGGATGGGCTGGTATCTAGTGGGCCAGTTACGTTGCCTGGCAAATGAGTTCCCGTCACTTGTACTCGATCCGCGCGGGCGTGGGCTGATGTGTGCGTTCAGCATGCCGTCGGCCGCGCAGCGCGACGAGGTGATCAAGCGGCTGTGGCAGCGCCATGTCATCCTGCTGGCCAGTGGCACCGACTCCGTGCGGTTCCGGCCGGCGCTGACGGTGTCGCGGACCGAGATCGATGAAGCCGTCCAGGCGGTGCGGGACGTGCTAGCGGCGTTCTAG
- a CDS encoding VOC family protein translates to MTVQTWELRAAFAAALSRMYGTEVPAYTTLVEVSTAVNRDCATDGRLGSLDRVTAERHGAIRVGSPAELADVANLFAAFGMYPVGFYNLREAASPVPVVSTAFRPIDAEELDCNPFRVFTSMLATEDARFFSPDLRDRVQRFLGQRQLFDPALIAQARRIAADGCPDGDAEDFVHRCTAAFALSRTPIDKAWYDELSAVSAVAADIAGVATTHINHLTPRVLDIDELYRRMTARGITMIDAIQGPPATDGPPVLLRQTSFRALAEPRTFRNPDGTVFDGSLRVRFGEVEARGVALTRAGRERYDTAMTDQEHWDRYFPGTDIEMAAQGLAYYRGGDPTKPVVYEDFLPASAAGIFRSNLDRDAEPAAADDHTDYSLDWMAGAISHHIHDPYDLYEKAAS, encoded by the coding sequence ATGACGGTCCAGACCTGGGAGCTGCGGGCCGCGTTCGCCGCCGCCCTGTCGCGCATGTACGGCACCGAGGTTCCGGCGTACACGACGCTGGTCGAGGTCAGCACGGCCGTGAACCGCGACTGCGCCACCGACGGCCGGCTCGGTTCCCTCGACCGCGTCACCGCCGAACGCCACGGCGCGATCAGAGTCGGCAGCCCCGCCGAACTCGCCGACGTCGCAAACCTTTTCGCGGCCTTCGGCATGTACCCCGTCGGGTTCTACAACCTGCGCGAGGCCGCCTCACCGGTGCCCGTGGTCTCCACCGCATTCCGTCCCATCGACGCGGAAGAGCTGGACTGCAACCCGTTTCGGGTGTTCACCTCGATGCTGGCCACCGAGGACGCCCGCTTCTTCTCCCCCGATCTGCGCGACCGGGTGCAGCGGTTCCTCGGGCAGCGCCAACTGTTCGACCCGGCGCTGATCGCCCAGGCCCGCCGGATCGCCGCCGACGGCTGCCCGGACGGTGATGCCGAGGACTTCGTGCACCGGTGCACCGCCGCTTTCGCGTTGTCGCGCACGCCGATCGACAAGGCCTGGTACGACGAGCTCAGTGCGGTCTCCGCCGTCGCCGCGGACATCGCCGGCGTGGCCACCACCCACATCAATCACCTGACGCCACGCGTACTGGACATCGACGAGCTGTACCGACGGATGACGGCCCGCGGCATCACCATGATCGACGCGATCCAGGGACCGCCGGCCACCGACGGTCCGCCGGTCCTGTTGCGGCAGACGTCGTTTCGGGCCCTGGCCGAGCCCCGCACGTTCCGCAACCCTGACGGCACGGTGTTCGACGGGAGTCTGCGGGTGCGCTTCGGCGAGGTGGAGGCCCGCGGGGTGGCGCTGACCCGCGCCGGCCGGGAACGCTACGACACCGCGATGACCGATCAGGAACACTGGGACCGGTACTTCCCCGGCACCGACATCGAGATGGCGGCACAGGGCCTGGCCTACTACCGCGGCGGCGATCCCACGAAACCCGTTGTCTACGAGGATTTCCTCCCCGCCTCTGCCGCCGGCATCTTCCGGTCCAACCTCGACCGGGATGCGGAGCCGGCAGCTGCCGACGACCACACCGACTACAGCCTCGACTGGATGGCCGGCGCCATCAGCCATCACATCCATGACCCGTACGACCTCTACGAGAAAGCGGCATCATGA
- a CDS encoding SDR family oxidoreductase, with the protein MKIEGAVTVVTGAGSGIGRSIATALAAAGASVVAGDINAEAAAETAAGYGGVGIGADASSVDGIATLLDAARATYGPVDIYVANAGITGEPGLGDDEAAWDRIIDINLRAHIRAAKAVVPEWVERGGGHFVAVASAAGLLTQLGAAGYSVTKHAAVGFAEWLTITYGDQGIGVSCVCPMGVDTPLLRGMTDSPDAAIRVAGNAVTHAGNVVGPDDVAALVVQAVQDGTFLVLPHPEVLEMYRHKGADYDRWIGGMRRYQRTL; encoded by the coding sequence GTGAAGATCGAAGGTGCGGTGACTGTCGTCACCGGAGCGGGCTCGGGCATCGGCAGGTCCATCGCGACGGCACTGGCGGCCGCGGGCGCATCGGTCGTGGCCGGCGACATCAATGCCGAAGCCGCCGCCGAGACGGCCGCGGGCTACGGCGGTGTCGGCATCGGCGCGGACGCGTCGTCGGTCGACGGCATCGCGACGCTGCTCGACGCCGCCCGCGCGACCTACGGACCCGTCGACATCTACGTCGCCAACGCCGGCATCACCGGCGAACCCGGGCTGGGCGACGACGAAGCCGCGTGGGACCGCATCATCGACATCAACCTGCGCGCGCACATCCGGGCCGCCAAAGCCGTTGTGCCGGAATGGGTTGAGCGCGGCGGCGGGCATTTCGTCGCGGTGGCCTCGGCCGCCGGCCTGCTCACCCAGCTCGGCGCGGCCGGGTACAGCGTCACCAAGCACGCCGCCGTCGGGTTCGCGGAGTGGCTGACCATCACCTACGGCGACCAGGGCATCGGCGTCAGCTGCGTCTGCCCGATGGGCGTCGACACGCCCCTGCTGCGCGGCATGACCGACTCCCCCGACGCCGCGATCCGCGTGGCCGGCAACGCCGTGACCCACGCGGGCAACGTCGTCGGGCCCGATGATGTCGCGGCCCTCGTCGTCCAGGCCGTACAGGACGGCACGTTCCTGGTCCTCCCGCACCCCGAGGTACTGGAGATGTACCGCCACAAGGGCGCCGACTACGACCGCTGGATCGGCGGCATGCGGCGGTACCAGCGGACCCTCTGA
- a CDS encoding aldehyde dehydrogenase family protein, translating into MTSVQNQLLPTADQLRDRVRTALQAVGAHVTLGEPGAHGLHASTPITGEVLFTLPESTAEETDTAIAEAAQAFSTWRTTPAPVRGALVARLGELLVEHKADLGTLVTIEAGKITSEALGEVQEMIDVCQFAVGLSRQLYGRTIASERPGHRLMENWHPLGVVGVITAFNFPVAVWAWNAAIALVCGDTVVWKPSELTPLTAVACQALLERAAADVGAPAHVGRLVLGSRDIGEQLVDDPRVALLSATGSVRMGQEIGPRVAQRFGKVLLELGGNNATIVTPSADLDLAVRGIVFAAAGTAGQRCTTLRRVIAHHSVVDTLVQRIVTAYQSLPVGDPAAEGTLIGPLIHERSYRDMVGALEQAQAEGGEVTGGERVQLHPSSYYVTPAVVRMPGQTAIVHQETFAPILYVLTYDTLDEAIALNNAVPQGLSSAIFTTDIREAERFMAADGSDCGIANVNIGTSGAEIGGAFGGEKQTGGGRESGSDSWKAYMRRATNTVNYSSELPLAQGVQFG; encoded by the coding sequence ATGACTTCTGTGCAGAATCAGCTCTTGCCCACCGCCGATCAACTCCGCGACCGCGTGCGTACCGCGCTGCAGGCCGTCGGCGCCCACGTCACGCTGGGCGAGCCCGGCGCCCACGGCTTGCACGCCAGCACGCCCATCACCGGTGAGGTGCTCTTCACGCTGCCCGAGAGCACCGCCGAGGAAACCGACACAGCGATCGCCGAAGCGGCGCAGGCCTTTTCCACCTGGCGCACCACGCCGGCGCCGGTCCGCGGCGCGCTCGTGGCCCGGCTGGGTGAGCTGCTCGTCGAGCACAAGGCCGATCTGGGCACGCTGGTGACCATCGAGGCCGGCAAGATCACCTCTGAGGCGCTCGGCGAGGTGCAGGAGATGATCGACGTCTGCCAGTTCGCGGTCGGTCTGTCGCGCCAGCTGTACGGGCGCACCATCGCCTCCGAACGGCCCGGACACCGGCTCATGGAGAACTGGCACCCGCTCGGAGTCGTCGGCGTCATCACCGCGTTCAACTTCCCCGTCGCGGTCTGGGCCTGGAACGCCGCCATCGCGCTGGTGTGCGGCGACACCGTGGTGTGGAAGCCCTCCGAACTCACCCCGCTGACCGCCGTCGCCTGCCAGGCGCTGCTGGAGCGCGCCGCAGCTGATGTCGGCGCCCCCGCGCACGTCGGTCGATTGGTGCTGGGCAGCCGCGACATCGGCGAGCAGCTGGTCGACGACCCCCGCGTGGCACTCCTGAGCGCGACGGGATCGGTGCGGATGGGTCAGGAGATCGGCCCGCGCGTGGCCCAGCGGTTCGGCAAGGTGCTGCTGGAACTCGGCGGCAACAACGCGACCATCGTGACGCCGTCGGCCGATCTCGACCTCGCGGTACGCGGCATCGTGTTCGCCGCCGCCGGCACGGCCGGGCAACGGTGCACGACGCTGCGCCGCGTCATCGCGCACCACAGCGTGGTCGACACGTTGGTGCAGCGGATCGTCACCGCGTATCAGAGCCTGCCTGTCGGCGACCCGGCTGCCGAGGGGACGTTGATCGGGCCACTGATCCACGAGCGGTCCTACCGCGACATGGTGGGCGCGCTGGAACAGGCACAGGCCGAAGGCGGCGAGGTGACCGGCGGTGAGCGGGTCCAGCTGCATCCCAGCTCGTACTACGTCACGCCCGCGGTGGTGCGGATGCCCGGGCAGACGGCCATCGTGCACCAGGAGACGTTCGCGCCGATCCTGTACGTCCTGACCTACGACACCCTCGATGAAGCCATCGCGCTGAACAACGCGGTGCCGCAGGGCCTTTCGTCGGCGATCTTCACCACCGACATCCGGGAGGCCGAACGCTTCATGGCCGCCGACGGGTCGGACTGCGGCATCGCCAACGTCAACATCGGCACGTCGGGCGCGGAGATCGGCGGCGCGTTCGGCGGCGAGAAGCAGACCGGTGGCGGCCGCGAATCCGGCTCCGATTCCTGGAAGGCGTACATGCGCCGGGCCACCAACACCGTCAACTACTCATCCGAGCTGCCGCTGGCTCAAGGCGTCCAATTCGGCTGA
- a CDS encoding ATP-dependent helicase, giving the protein MNPLDRFSDLTREWFAAAFSTPTPAQEQAWQAIADGHNTLVIAPTGSGKTLAAFLWAIDQLAQQPANTNGAKGTKVLYVSPLKALAVDVERNLSTPLTGITRVAERVGAPAPGITVGVRSGDTSPVQRRQLIATPPDILITTPESLFLMLTSAARETLATVRTVIVDEVHAVAATKRGAHLALSLERLDELLDQPAQRIGLSATVKPPEEVARFLSGAAPTTIVKPPAAKTFDLSVEVPVPDMANLDGGTIWPDVEERIVDLIESHNSSLVFANSRRLAERLTARLNEIHAARSGIELPNERNPQIGGGAPATIMASGQTFGAPSLLAKAHHGSVSKEARAQVEDDLKSGRLKAVVATSSLELGIDMGAVDLVIQVEAPPSVASGLQRIGRAGHQVGEISEGVLLPKHRTDLIDCAVTVQRMRAGEIETLQVPTNPLDVLAQHTVAAAALEPLDADRWFDAVRRSAPFAALPRSAFEATLDLLAGKYPSTEFAELRPRLVYDRDTGTLTARPGAQRLAVTSGGAIPDRGMFTVYLATGDEKPSRVGELDEEMVYESRPGDVISLGATSWRITEITHDRVLVLPAPGQPARLPFWRGDAVGRPAELGAAIGAFTGKLAGLPRAEFDEYCSTMGFNDYATDNLWQLLDEQRQATGTVPTDTTFVVERFRDELGDWRIVLHSPYGLRVHGPLALAVGRRIMERYGIDEKPTASDDGIVLRLPDTGENPPGADIFVFEADEIEPIVTAEVGGSALFASRFRECAARALLLPRRHPGKRSPLWHQRQRAAQLLDIARKYPDFPIVLETVRECLQDVYDVPMLIELMRRVAQRRIRVLDVQTATPSPFAASLLFGYVGAFMYEGDSPLAERRAAALSLDATLLAELLGRVELRELLDPDVVTATIRQLQHLTEDRAARDAEGIADLLRLLGPLSTEELRQRCTASDVEAWCATLQAAKRAVAVTFAGQSWWAAVEDMGLLRDGLGVAVPVGVPASFTAAVTDPLGELLGRYARTNGPFTTTQAAARFGLGHRVTADALSRMVLDGKLIRGEFTDLPDSVDQQWCDATVLKILRRRSLAALRAQIEPVSTAAYARFLPAWQQFGDARGIDGLASVIEQLAGVPIPASAVEPLVFGQRVSDYQPAMLDELLASGEVTWSGAGQIGANDGWVVFHRADTAPLSLAPGTEIEFTDTHRELLDTLSNGGAYFFRQLAAEDSTDAKQALWELIWAGWVTGDTFAPVRALLGNAGRKPGGSHRQRQQRPPRLSRYSVARPQARTVDPTVAGRWSALPPAEPESTTRAHFQAELLLGRYGVVTRGAADGLPGGFATLYKVLTAFEEAGRCQRGYFIESLGGAQFAVASTVDRLRNYLDSVDQSSPDYTAIVLAATDPGNPYGVALPWPDAAGHRPGRKAGALVALVDGELVWFLERGGKSLLSFGATPEQQRAAAGALAELVSTGRLQSLLIEKVNGEAVLAPTPDAAQAEVHAALADAGFSRTPRGLRLR; this is encoded by the coding sequence GTGAATCCACTCGACAGGTTCAGTGACCTGACCCGGGAGTGGTTCGCGGCTGCCTTCAGCACACCCACTCCGGCCCAGGAGCAGGCCTGGCAGGCCATCGCCGACGGCCACAACACGCTGGTCATCGCCCCGACCGGGTCCGGCAAGACGCTGGCGGCGTTCCTCTGGGCCATCGACCAGCTGGCACAGCAGCCCGCCAACACCAACGGCGCCAAGGGCACAAAAGTCCTCTACGTCTCGCCGCTGAAGGCCCTCGCGGTCGACGTCGAGCGCAACCTGTCCACGCCGCTCACCGGCATCACGCGGGTGGCCGAGCGGGTGGGCGCACCGGCACCCGGCATCACCGTCGGCGTGCGGTCGGGTGACACCTCTCCCGTGCAGCGGCGCCAGCTGATCGCGACGCCGCCGGACATCCTGATCACCACACCCGAGTCGCTGTTCCTGATGCTGACGTCGGCGGCCCGCGAGACGCTGGCGACGGTGCGGACCGTCATCGTCGACGAGGTGCACGCCGTCGCGGCGACCAAACGCGGCGCGCACCTCGCCCTGTCGTTGGAACGTCTCGACGAGCTGCTCGACCAGCCGGCGCAACGCATCGGCCTGTCTGCGACCGTCAAGCCGCCCGAGGAGGTCGCCCGCTTCCTGTCGGGAGCCGCGCCCACCACCATCGTCAAACCACCGGCCGCCAAGACCTTCGACCTGAGCGTCGAGGTACCGGTGCCCGACATGGCCAACCTCGATGGCGGCACCATCTGGCCCGATGTGGAGGAACGCATCGTCGACCTGATCGAGTCGCACAATTCGTCGCTGGTGTTCGCCAACTCCCGGCGGCTGGCCGAACGGCTCACCGCGCGGCTCAACGAGATTCACGCCGCCCGGTCCGGCATCGAGCTGCCCAATGAGCGAAACCCCCAGATCGGCGGGGGCGCGCCGGCCACCATCATGGCCAGCGGGCAAACCTTCGGTGCGCCGAGCCTGCTCGCCAAGGCCCACCATGGCTCGGTCAGCAAGGAGGCGCGGGCGCAGGTCGAGGACGACCTCAAGAGCGGCCGCCTCAAGGCCGTCGTCGCCACGTCGAGCCTGGAACTCGGCATCGACATGGGAGCGGTCGATCTGGTCATCCAGGTCGAGGCGCCGCCGTCGGTGGCCAGTGGTCTGCAGCGCATCGGACGCGCCGGCCACCAGGTCGGCGAGATCTCCGAGGGCGTCCTGCTGCCCAAGCACCGGACCGATCTGATCGACTGCGCCGTCACCGTGCAGCGGATGCGCGCCGGCGAGATCGAGACCCTGCAGGTACCCACCAATCCCCTCGACGTGCTGGCCCAGCACACCGTCGCGGCGGCCGCTCTCGAACCCCTCGATGCCGACCGCTGGTTCGACGCCGTCCGCCGCAGCGCGCCGTTCGCCGCGCTGCCGCGCAGCGCCTTCGAGGCGACGCTCGACCTGCTGGCCGGCAAGTACCCTTCGACCGAGTTCGCCGAGCTGCGGCCGCGCCTGGTCTACGACCGCGACACCGGCACCCTGACCGCCCGGCCCGGCGCGCAGCGGCTGGCCGTCACGTCCGGCGGCGCGATCCCGGACCGCGGCATGTTCACCGTCTACCTGGCCACGGGTGACGAAAAGCCTTCGCGGGTAGGCGAACTCGATGAGGAGATGGTCTACGAGTCGCGGCCCGGCGACGTCATCTCCCTGGGCGCCACCAGCTGGCGGATCACCGAGATCACCCACGACCGGGTGCTGGTGCTGCCCGCGCCCGGCCAGCCCGCGCGGTTGCCGTTCTGGCGCGGCGACGCCGTCGGCCGTCCCGCTGAGCTGGGCGCGGCCATCGGCGCGTTCACCGGCAAGCTCGCCGGGCTGCCGCGCGCCGAGTTCGACGAGTACTGCAGCACAATGGGTTTCAACGACTACGCCACCGACAACCTGTGGCAGCTGCTCGACGAGCAACGGCAGGCCACCGGCACGGTACCCACCGACACCACGTTCGTGGTGGAACGGTTCCGCGATGAGCTCGGTGACTGGCGGATCGTCCTGCATTCGCCTTACGGGCTGCGGGTGCACGGGCCACTGGCGCTGGCGGTGGGTCGACGGATCATGGAGCGGTACGGCATCGACGAGAAGCCCACCGCGTCCGACGACGGCATCGTGCTGCGCCTGCCCGACACCGGGGAAAACCCGCCCGGCGCCGACATTTTCGTGTTCGAGGCCGACGAGATCGAGCCCATCGTCACCGCCGAGGTCGGCGGGTCGGCACTCTTCGCATCGCGTTTCCGCGAATGCGCGGCACGGGCGCTGCTGCTGCCGCGGCGCCATCCCGGCAAGCGGTCGCCGCTGTGGCACCAGCGACAGCGGGCCGCGCAGCTGCTGGACATCGCCCGCAAGTACCCGGATTTCCCGATCGTGCTGGAGACCGTGCGGGAATGCCTGCAGGATGTCTACGACGTCCCGATGCTCATCGAGTTGATGCGCCGTGTCGCACAACGCCGGATCCGGGTGCTCGACGTGCAGACCGCCACGCCGTCGCCGTTCGCCGCGTCGCTGCTGTTCGGTTACGTCGGCGCGTTCATGTACGAGGGCGACAGCCCGCTCGCCGAACGTCGTGCCGCCGCACTGTCGTTGGACGCCACGCTGCTGGCCGAGCTGCTGGGCCGCGTCGAACTGCGCGAACTGCTCGACCCCGACGTCGTCACCGCCACCATCCGGCAATTGCAGCACCTGACGGAAGACCGGGCCGCCCGTGACGCCGAGGGCATCGCCGACCTGCTGCGGTTGCTCGGGCCACTGAGCACCGAGGAACTCCGGCAGCGGTGCACCGCAAGCGATGTCGAGGCCTGGTGCGCCACGCTGCAGGCCGCCAAGCGCGCCGTGGCGGTGACGTTCGCCGGCCAGAGCTGGTGGGCCGCCGTCGAGGACATGGGCCTGCTGCGCGACGGTCTCGGCGTCGCGGTGCCGGTCGGCGTGCCGGCCAGTTTCACTGCCGCGGTGACCGACCCGCTGGGCGAACTGCTCGGCCGCTACGCCAGAACCAACGGGCCGTTCACGACAACCCAGGCGGCGGCCCGCTTCGGCCTCGGTCACCGGGTGACTGCCGATGCCCTGAGCCGGATGGTGCTGGACGGCAAGCTCATTCGCGGTGAGTTCACCGATCTGCCGGACAGCGTCGACCAGCAATGGTGTGACGCCACGGTGCTGAAGATTCTGCGGCGCCGGTCGCTGGCCGCGCTGCGGGCCCAGATCGAGCCGGTGAGCACCGCCGCGTACGCCCGGTTCCTGCCGGCCTGGCAGCAGTTCGGCGATGCGCGCGGCATCGACGGCCTGGCATCGGTCATCGAACAGCTTGCCGGCGTGCCGATTCCGGCGTCCGCCGTCGAACCGCTGGTATTCGGTCAGCGGGTGTCGGACTACCAACCGGCGATGCTCGACGAACTGCTGGCCTCCGGTGAGGTCACCTGGTCAGGTGCCGGCCAGATCGGCGCCAACGACGGCTGGGTCGTCTTCCACCGGGCCGACACCGCGCCGCTGTCGCTGGCGCCGGGTACGGAGATCGAGTTCACCGACACGCACCGCGAACTCCTGGACACGCTCAGCAACGGCGGCGCCTACTTTTTCCGGCAGCTGGCCGCAGAGGACAGCACCGACGCGAAACAGGCGCTGTGGGAACTGATCTGGGCCGGCTGGGTCACCGGCGACACTTTCGCCCCCGTCCGGGCGCTCCTCGGCAACGCGGGGCGCAAACCCGGAGGATCGCACCGGCAGCGGCAGCAGCGCCCGCCCCGGCTCAGCCGCTACAGCGTCGCCCGGCCACAGGCCCGCACCGTCGACCCGACGGTCGCCGGCCGGTGGTCGGCCCTGCCGCCCGCCGAGCCGGAATCCACGACGCGGGCACACTTTCAGGCCGAGCTGCTGCTGGGCCGCTACGGCGTCGTCACCCGCGGCGCGGCCGACGGCCTGCCCGGCGGATTCGCCACGCTGTACAAAGTGCTGACGGCGTTCGAGGAGGCCGGGCGCTGCCAGCGCGGGTATTTCATCGAATCCCTTGGTGGCGCGCAGTTCGCGGTGGCCTCGACGGTGGACCGGTTGCGCAACTATCTCGACAGCGTCGACCAGAGCAGCCCCGACTACACCGCCATCGTGCTCGCCGCCACCGACCCGGGCAATCCCTACGGCGTCGCCCTGCCGTGGCCCGACGCCGCCGGGCATCGACCGGGCCGCAAGGCGGGCGCACTGGTGGCGTTGGTCGACGGCGAGTTGGTGTGGTTCCTCGAGCGGGGCGGAAAGTCGTTGTTGTCGTTCGGCGCCACGCCGGAACAACAACGCGCGGCGGCCGGTGCGCTGGCAGAGCTGGTGAGCACCGGGCGACTGCAGTCGCTGTTGATCGAGAAGGTCAACGGGGAGGCGGTATTGGCTCCCACCCCCGACGCCGCGCAGGCCGAGGTCCACGCCGCGCTGGCCGACGCCGGTTTCTCCCGGACGCCGCGGGGTCTGCGGCTGCGCTGA